The following proteins are co-located in the Sporolactobacillus pectinivorans genome:
- the ylqF gene encoding ribosome biogenesis GTPase YlqF, with protein sequence MDIQWYPGHMAKAKRQMIERMKQIDVTIELADSRIPSASRNPLVEEIASGKPRLLILNKVDMADHAATAAWKAYHEEQGLTVHLINSQTGEGTASLAGSVHRLTEQRRKKMEERGFRPHADRALILGIPNVGKSTLINRLAGKKIAKIGDRPGVTTAQQWIKVGKTMELLDTPGILWPKFDSSEVGLMLAATGAIKEELLDFQEMAFFLVKIMLKRYRDQLAERYSLSTLPELLQDDQDQTKIAGLFDEIGRNRGCLMRGGLVDYDRTAEIIVRDYRHQKLGNLTLELPPRPQV encoded by the coding sequence TTGGACATTCAGTGGTACCCGGGCCATATGGCAAAGGCGAAACGACAGATGATCGAGAGAATGAAACAGATTGATGTCACTATTGAACTGGCAGACAGCCGAATACCTTCAGCCTCGCGGAACCCGCTTGTGGAGGAAATCGCATCGGGAAAACCGAGGCTGCTCATTTTAAACAAAGTTGATATGGCGGATCATGCAGCGACTGCAGCCTGGAAAGCCTACCATGAAGAACAGGGCCTTACCGTCCATCTGATAAACAGTCAAACCGGCGAGGGAACTGCATCATTGGCAGGAAGCGTGCATCGGCTGACAGAACAGCGAAGAAAGAAAATGGAAGAACGGGGATTTCGGCCTCATGCCGACCGCGCATTGATACTTGGCATACCCAATGTCGGGAAATCAACGCTGATAAACAGGCTGGCCGGTAAAAAAATTGCAAAAATAGGTGACCGTCCAGGTGTCACTACAGCCCAGCAGTGGATCAAGGTTGGAAAGACAATGGAACTGCTGGATACTCCAGGTATCCTGTGGCCAAAATTCGACAGCTCTGAAGTCGGTCTAATGCTTGCTGCGACCGGAGCGATAAAAGAAGAATTGCTTGATTTTCAGGAAATGGCTTTTTTCCTTGTTAAAATAATGCTTAAACGGTACCGTGATCAATTGGCGGAACGATATAGCTTATCAACTTTACCTGAACTTCTGCAAGATGATCAGGATCAGACTAAAATAGCCGGGCTTTTCGATGAAATCGGCAGAAATCGCGGCTGTCTGATGAGAGGCGGCTTGGTTGATTATGACCGGACAGCGGAGATCATTGTCCGCGATTACCGTCACCAGAAATTGGGAAATCTGACGCTGGAGCTGCCTCCAAGGCCTCAGGTTTAA
- the rpsP gene encoding 30S ribosomal protein S16: MSVKIRLKRMGAKKRPFYRVVVADSRAPRDGRFIEEIGTYNPVSTPKAFNVDEDKALDWLKKGAQPSDTVRNLFSNKGLMEKFHNYKLQK, translated from the coding sequence ATGTCAGTTAAAATTCGTCTGAAACGTATGGGAGCAAAGAAACGTCCTTTTTACAGAGTAGTTGTTGCTGATTCACGTGCACCGCGTGACGGCCGCTTCATCGAAGAAATCGGGACCTATAATCCGGTTTCTACACCAAAAGCTTTTAATGTTGACGAAGATAAAGCCCTTGATTGGCTGAAAAAGGGCGCTCAGCCGTCAGATACGGTCCGTAATCTCTTTTCAAACAAAGGGCTTATGGAGAAATTTCATAATTACAAGCTTCAAAAATAA
- the trmD gene encoding tRNA (guanosine(37)-N1)-methyltransferase TrmD produces the protein MRIDILSLFPEMFPGVLNGSILGKASEKRAVSFHVTDFRHFTTNKHQKVDDYPFGGGAGMVLMPQPLFDAVDAVCAGDGATPRIILTSPQGKPFTQKDAENLSKEKRLIFICGHYEGFDERIPRHLVTDEYSIGDFVMTGGELAAMAMIDSIVRLLPGVLGNDTSAVTDSFSDGLLEHPHYTRPADFRGMKVPEILLSGNHEWIAEWRHKESLRRTFQRRPDLLKDRHCSDEEKKWLEEFKQAKEIPHQHNM, from the coding sequence ATGAGAATTGACATCCTTTCTTTATTTCCTGAAATGTTTCCGGGTGTCCTGAATGGATCCATTCTTGGAAAGGCATCGGAAAAGAGAGCAGTTTCCTTTCATGTAACGGATTTTCGCCATTTTACGACGAATAAGCATCAAAAAGTGGATGATTATCCGTTCGGTGGTGGTGCGGGGATGGTTCTGATGCCACAGCCACTTTTCGATGCGGTTGATGCCGTTTGTGCCGGAGACGGGGCCACACCGCGTATTATTCTGACCTCTCCCCAGGGAAAGCCTTTTACACAGAAAGACGCTGAAAATCTTTCCAAAGAGAAACGGCTAATTTTTATATGCGGGCACTACGAGGGTTTTGACGAGCGGATACCCAGGCACTTAGTAACGGATGAATACTCCATTGGAGACTTTGTGATGACTGGCGGTGAGCTGGCGGCGATGGCAATGATTGACAGCATTGTCAGGCTTCTCCCGGGAGTTCTTGGCAATGACACGTCCGCTGTAACAGATTCCTTTTCGGACGGTTTGCTCGAACATCCCCATTATACCCGTCCCGCAGATTTTCGCGGAATGAAGGTGCCCGAAATCCTTCTCTCCGGCAATCATGAATGGATCGCTGAATGGCGCCATAAAGAATCATTGCGGCGGACTTTTCAGCGGCGGCCGGATCTGCTGAAGGACAGGCATTGCTCAGATGAAGAAAAAAAGTGGCTTGAAGAATTTAAACAGGCAAAAGAAATACCTCATCAACATAATATGTAA
- a CDS encoding EscU/YscU/HrcU family type III secretion system export apparatus switch protein — MSNHQSEKHKKAVALSYIKGQDQAPYVSAKGEGAIAEKIIEKAKAFNIPVQEDPGLVSMLSRLDLNEMIPPELYGAIAEIFTFIYRVDEQLGHNNSTD, encoded by the coding sequence ATGAGCAACCATCAATCGGAAAAACATAAAAAAGCTGTGGCGCTGAGCTATATCAAAGGTCAGGATCAGGCACCTTATGTTTCTGCAAAAGGTGAAGGAGCGATCGCTGAAAAGATCATTGAAAAAGCGAAAGCATTCAATATTCCGGTTCAGGAAGATCCAGGATTGGTCTCAATGCTTTCCAGACTTGATCTCAATGAAATGATTCCCCCCGAATTATATGGTGCAATAGCTGAAATTTTCACATTTATTTATCGAGTTGACGAGCAGTTGGGCCATAACAACTCAACTGACTGA
- a CDS encoding KH domain-containing protein gives MEELIKTLVTPLIERPEQIQIQKVEDAGRVTYILTVARQDMGKVIGRNGQVVSAIRTVISAAARAEGKNVHFLVRE, from the coding sequence ATGGAGGAATTGATCAAAACCCTCGTTACCCCGCTCATTGAAAGGCCTGAACAGATTCAGATTCAGAAAGTTGAGGATGCCGGCCGTGTGACCTATATCCTGACTGTCGCAAGGCAGGATATGGGCAAAGTCATCGGTAGAAACGGGCAGGTTGTATCGGCCATCCGAACCGTAATTTCTGCTGCAGCGCGCGCGGAAGGAAAAAATGTGCATTTTCTGGTCCGAGAATAG
- a CDS encoding putative DNA-binding protein, with the protein MLEKILRVNALYDFYQPLLTPKQQEYLDLYYLNDFSLGEIAESCHVTRQAVYDNLKRAEKTLEAFEEKLGLFRKYHSRIALISELRERVAELGGEERQKLDSVLDRLEKLD; encoded by the coding sequence ATGCTTGAGAAGATTTTAAGAGTCAATGCCCTATATGATTTTTATCAGCCGCTTCTTACCCCTAAACAGCAGGAGTATCTGGATCTTTACTATCTCAACGATTTTTCACTCGGTGAAATTGCTGAAAGTTGCCATGTCACGCGTCAGGCGGTTTATGATAATCTGAAACGCGCGGAAAAGACACTTGAAGCGTTTGAGGAGAAATTGGGGCTTTTTCGGAAATACCACTCCCGCATTGCGCTCATTAGTGAGCTGAGGGAACGGGTTGCTGAACTGGGCGGTGAAGAGCGTCAAAAGTTAGATTCGGTTCTTGACAGGCTTGAGAAATTGGATTAG
- the sucC gene encoding ADP-forming succinate--CoA ligase subunit beta, whose amino-acid sequence MNIHEYQGKQILRKYGVAVPLGYVAFTPEQAAEAAKSIQSDTWVVKAQIHAGGRGKAGGVKVARTPDQVAAYAKELLGKVLVTHQTGPEGQEIKRLLIEEGSDIEKEYYLGLILDRNSSRITVIASSEGGVDIEEVASKSPEKIVREQVDPLIGLASFQARRIAYDIGIPDEQINQAVKFMLSLYRVFVEKDCSIAEINPLVLTRTGKILALDAKLNFDDNGLYRHKEILDLRDIDEEDKKEIEASEYGLNYIALDGNIGCMVNGAGLAMATMDIVKSFHGNPANFLDVGGGASKEKVEAAFRLILSDSNVRGILVNIFGGIMKCDVIAEGIVAATESVGLNVPLVVRLEGTNVARGKEILRRSGLDIKSAATMADAAEKIVLLVNQAAGGVAK is encoded by the coding sequence ATGAATATTCATGAGTATCAGGGGAAACAGATTTTAAGAAAATATGGAGTAGCTGTTCCCCTTGGTTATGTGGCTTTTACGCCTGAGCAAGCAGCTGAAGCGGCAAAATCGATTCAGTCGGACACTTGGGTTGTTAAAGCACAGATCCATGCCGGAGGACGGGGAAAAGCCGGTGGTGTCAAAGTCGCCCGGACCCCGGATCAGGTCGCTGCATATGCAAAAGAGCTGCTTGGCAAAGTACTGGTCACGCACCAGACAGGACCGGAAGGACAAGAAATCAAACGTCTGTTGATCGAGGAAGGAAGTGACATCGAGAAAGAGTATTATCTCGGTCTCATCCTTGATAGAAACTCATCCAGGATAACTGTTATAGCGTCGTCAGAAGGCGGAGTGGACATTGAAGAAGTCGCTTCAAAATCTCCGGAAAAAATAGTCAGAGAGCAAGTTGATCCATTAATCGGCCTGGCATCCTTTCAGGCGCGGAGAATTGCCTATGATATCGGCATTCCTGATGAGCAGATCAATCAGGCAGTGAAGTTTATGCTGAGTTTATATCGGGTATTTGTTGAAAAGGATTGCTCTATTGCAGAAATTAATCCACTGGTGCTGACAAGGACAGGGAAAATACTCGCTTTGGATGCAAAACTGAATTTTGACGATAATGGCCTTTACCGTCATAAGGAAATCTTGGATCTGAGAGACATCGATGAAGAAGATAAAAAAGAGATTGAAGCGTCGGAGTACGGGCTGAATTATATTGCGCTTGATGGCAATATTGGATGCATGGTTAATGGGGCAGGGCTGGCTATGGCCACAATGGATATCGTTAAAAGTTTTCATGGCAATCCGGCTAATTTTCTCGATGTCGGAGGCGGTGCAAGCAAAGAAAAAGTTGAAGCAGCTTTTCGCTTGATTCTTTCCGATTCGAATGTTCGCGGGATTCTCGTCAATATTTTCGGAGGAATCATGAAATGTGATGTGATTGCTGAAGGAATTGTGGCAGCTACGGAAAGCGTTGGACTGAATGTGCCGCTGGTTGTACGGCTGGAGGGGACGAATGTTGCGCGCGGGAAGGAAATTCTGCGCCGCTCCGGTTTAGATATAAAGTCGGCAGCGACAATGGCTGACGCAGCGGAAAAAATTGTCCTGCTTGTAAATCAGGCGGCCGGAGGTGTTGCGAAATGA
- a CDS encoding ribonuclease HII translates to MHELSIAQIREKLEQAHSLSDGERNNLDQDSRIGVRHLLESWDKKQARYQGMIRKFREMNRFEDEWHLKGARQLAGIDEAGRGPLAGPVVAASVILEPDSVIPGINDSKQLSAVKRDYYFDRINESAVAFGIGVVSAAEIDAINIYEAAKKAMMLAVAQMAVKPDHLLIDAMKLPIQITQTSLIKGDARSNSIAAASILAKVTRDRLMNKLDQIYPGYGFADNKGYGTRTHLLAIRRLGPCPEHRMTFAPLKS, encoded by the coding sequence ATGCACGAACTGTCCATTGCGCAAATCAGAGAGAAACTGGAACAGGCCCATTCATTATCGGATGGGGAAAGAAATAATCTCGATCAGGATTCACGGATTGGTGTCCGGCACTTGCTTGAAAGCTGGGATAAAAAACAGGCCAGGTATCAGGGGATGATCCGAAAGTTCCGCGAGATGAATCGTTTTGAAGATGAATGGCACCTTAAAGGAGCCAGACAGCTGGCGGGTATTGATGAAGCAGGCCGCGGACCGCTTGCCGGACCGGTTGTAGCGGCAAGTGTCATTCTTGAGCCGGATTCTGTCATTCCGGGGATCAATGATTCGAAACAGCTGAGTGCAGTAAAACGCGATTATTATTTTGACCGGATTAATGAATCAGCCGTGGCCTTTGGAATCGGTGTTGTCTCAGCTGCAGAAATTGATGCGATTAATATTTACGAGGCAGCAAAGAAAGCGATGATGCTGGCTGTTGCACAAATGGCTGTAAAACCGGATCATTTGTTGATCGACGCGATGAAATTGCCGATTCAAATCACCCAGACTTCGCTGATCAAAGGTGATGCCCGGAGTAATTCGATTGCTGCTGCATCCATTCTGGCCAAGGTGACCCGTGACAGATTAATGAATAAGCTGGATCAGATATACCCCGGTTATGGATTTGCTGATAATAAAGGTTACGGTACGCGGACGCACTTGCTTGCGATCAGGAGGCTTGGCCCGTGCCCGGAACACCGCATGACTTTTGCCCCTCTTAAATCCTGA
- the ftsY gene encoding signal recognition particle-docking protein FtsY — translation MNFFGRVKNKISGSTEAVTEKFRNGLAKTRKSFSDKMNDLVKRYRKIDEDFFEELEDLLIEADVGVTTVMDLVEKLKDESRSRNIKDTEQLKDVIAEILSEFLTHDEQETQLKMNSDGLTVILMVGVNGAGKTTTVGKLASRLKSEGKSVLLAAADTFRAGAIDQLQVWGDRAGVDVIRHQEGSDPASVVFDAIKAAKSRKTDVLLCDTAGRLQNKVNLMKELEKIKRVIERECPGAPQEVLLVLDATTGQNALNQAKLFRQASDVTGIVLTKLDGTAKGGIVLGIRHELDIPVKLIGLGEKINDLQTFNADAFIYGLFSDLFHEPDPTDHSEA, via the coding sequence ATGAATTTTTTTGGACGGGTAAAAAATAAAATTTCCGGAAGCACGGAAGCAGTCACCGAAAAATTTCGGAATGGGTTGGCAAAAACGAGAAAATCTTTTTCTGACAAAATGAATGATCTTGTCAAACGTTATCGTAAAATCGATGAAGATTTTTTTGAGGAACTGGAAGATCTTTTGATTGAGGCCGATGTCGGCGTCACGACTGTAATGGACTTGGTGGAAAAATTAAAAGATGAGTCACGATCACGGAATATTAAAGATACAGAGCAGCTAAAGGACGTCATTGCCGAGATTTTATCTGAATTTCTGACGCATGATGAACAGGAAACACAACTAAAGATGAATTCTGACGGCCTGACAGTAATTCTTATGGTTGGTGTTAATGGAGCTGGAAAAACAACCACGGTCGGGAAACTGGCAAGCCGGCTGAAAAGCGAAGGCAAATCGGTACTGCTTGCTGCGGCAGACACATTCCGCGCCGGTGCCATCGATCAGCTTCAAGTTTGGGGCGACCGTGCCGGTGTGGACGTGATCAGGCATCAGGAAGGATCTGACCCGGCTTCTGTTGTTTTTGACGCAATCAAAGCCGCGAAATCCAGAAAAACCGATGTTTTGCTCTGCGATACAGCCGGGCGCCTGCAAAACAAGGTTAATCTGATGAAAGAATTGGAAAAGATCAAGCGCGTGATCGAGCGCGAGTGCCCCGGGGCACCCCAGGAAGTTCTTTTGGTGCTCGATGCGACAACGGGACAGAACGCTTTAAACCAGGCAAAATTATTCCGCCAGGCATCAGATGTCACAGGGATTGTGCTGACAAAACTTGACGGCACTGCCAAGGGAGGTATCGTTCTCGGCATTCGTCATGAACTGGATATTCCGGTCAAATTGATCGGGCTCGGAGAAAAAATCAATGACCTGCAGACATTTAACGCTGACGCGTTCATTTACGGTCTTTTCTCTGATTTGTTCCATGAACCTGATCCTACAGACCATAGCGAAGCCTGA
- the rplS gene encoding 50S ribosomal protein L19, whose product MSNIIDEITNEQLRSDVPDFRPGDTLKVHVKITEGTHERVQVFEGVVIKRHGGGISATFTVRKISYGVGVERAFPVNSPKIDKIEVVRYGKVRRAKLYYLRNLRGKKARIKSR is encoded by the coding sequence ATGTCAAATATTATCGATGAAATCACAAACGAACAGCTGCGTTCGGATGTTCCGGATTTTAGACCCGGTGATACACTGAAAGTTCACGTGAAGATCACTGAAGGGACGCATGAACGTGTTCAGGTGTTCGAAGGCGTTGTGATCAAGCGCCATGGCGGTGGAATCAGCGCAACATTCACTGTGCGCAAGATTTCTTATGGCGTGGGTGTTGAACGTGCTTTCCCTGTTAACTCGCCAAAGATTGATAAAATCGAAGTCGTGCGTTACGGTAAAGTTCGCCGTGCCAAACTTTATTACCTGCGTAATCTCCGCGGGAAAAAGGCGCGTATTAAGAGCAGATAA
- the rimM gene encoding ribosome maturation factor RimM (Essential for efficient processing of 16S rRNA) — protein MTEWQYVGKIVNTRGIKGEVKVISMTDFPEERFAKGAVLYVHDEKTSSYLPLSVTNHSRHKQFDCLTFEHYRSINDIEKYKGASLFIPREQLSELKKGDFYYFQIIGLDVFADDGAHLGKIVEILSPGANDVWVVRSAGKDILIPYIKDVVKHVDVENKRVTVHLIPGLIDDEN, from the coding sequence GTGACTGAGTGGCAGTATGTCGGGAAAATTGTCAATACGCGAGGCATTAAGGGAGAAGTTAAAGTGATCAGCATGACTGATTTTCCAGAAGAACGTTTTGCAAAGGGTGCAGTACTCTATGTTCACGATGAGAAAACCTCATCTTATCTGCCGCTTTCTGTGACCAATCATAGCCGTCATAAACAATTTGATTGCCTGACTTTCGAGCATTACCGATCCATTAATGATATTGAAAAATATAAGGGTGCTTCCCTTTTTATACCAAGAGAACAGTTGTCGGAGCTCAAAAAAGGCGACTTTTATTATTTTCAGATTATTGGTTTGGATGTCTTTGCCGATGATGGGGCGCATTTAGGGAAAATTGTAGAGATTTTGTCTCCGGGCGCCAATGATGTATGGGTTGTCCGCTCGGCCGGAAAAGATATTTTGATCCCTTATATTAAGGACGTAGTCAAGCACGTCGACGTTGAAAACAAGCGGGTGACTGTGCATCTGATTCCGGGGTTGATTGATGATGAGAATTGA